In Planococcus shixiaomingii, the DNA window TTGGTTTCCCCTCTATTACATTCTTGACAAGCCAACACCAGATTCCATACTCCATTCAAATCTAAGTCTGCTTTTGAAGAATACTGGATTGAAAGTGGTATAAAATGATCTACATCACAAGTATCAGAATGACCGCTTGTAATAGAAATACTTCTATAACAGTAAAAACATTTTCCTTTTTGATAACCATTCAGAGGTTTTCTTACAGGTGTTAAATTAACCCGCTCATGGGAGTGAATATATCGCTCAGGCGTAATAGGTCTTAAAAAAAAGAAACTTTCAAGTTCCCCATCGTATTTAACCTCTAAGTTGGGATTACTTTCTGTCCATGCATTTTCTACTAAATTCCATCTTCCCTCAATCTCGTCAAAAAAATTTGCTTTCTGTTCACCATTGCTTAAAACATAAGAATTATCAGTTAAAGTTATTCCTAAAGTTCTTCCTATCGTAGATTTTTCATAAAAAGATGTTTTCAGTTCCCCATTTGGAATGTTATGAAAAGCATCTATTACATTAGTGAACCCTATCCTTTCAGTAACCAACAGTAATTGTTCCCATGTAATTTTATGCTGACTATACAACTGTAATGCATTAATAAATTTTGATGACGAGCTAGTAATTTGCCTTTTTCCACTTTTCACATGTTCTAGCATATACTTTGCGAAAATAGGAGATAACTCTTCAAGACTTAGAAAGCTTTTATTACTAGTTCCTAGTTCTAGTAAGGTTTTAGCAAAAGCAAACTTATATGTAGCAACATTTCTCCCAAACAAATATATTGATCGAAATTCAGATTCTAAGGACTGATCATTTTCAAGGAAGTTATTCATATGCTCACCTCTTCTCATATGTAAAATCAATAATTCTTGTGCCCTGTTAACAACATGATCCAATTAATTTTAAAATCTTTTTTTGATTCAGTTTATAGCTATATTTTACTGAGTGCGGTAGCAAGAGCATTTATAGTTTAATGCGATATAGCTTTGATTGTAGTAGCAAAAGTATTCTATTTATTAATCATACCTTCCTACACCTATAGATCCTTTTGAACCATATTTAATATATATTATAGACTATTTTACCCTTTAGCGAAGAAGTTCTTTCTAATAAAAACAAAAAGAAGCATCTCTTTGAGAATGCTTCTTTTTGTTTTTTGCTATTTTTTTATATTCATTAATGGACTGGAAGTTATCGCTTTAGATAATAATTGTTCATCATTCATAGACTGCAAATAACGTTGCGTTACAGTAATGTCAGAATGCCCTAGAAGGCGTGAGAGACTGTATACGTCCATCTTACCTTCATTTAGACATGTAACTGCGTAGAAGTGCCTAAAAGTGTGCGGAGATACTCTTTTACCTGTTATACCTGCTCGCTTGCCTGCTTCTTTAATAATACTGTCTAATGCTACATGTGACAGTCCTGAACCTGTATACGAAAGAAAGTAATTGACATTGACATCTTTACCATTAAAATACTGCTTTTTCATACGCTCATACTTTATTAAAATTCTTTTTAGAGCGGGGCTTATAAAAACCATCCGCTCTTTGTTTCCTTTTCCATTAACTAGAATAGTTGTTTCTTTAACACCTAAAGATTGCAATCCTCTAATCTCCATAGCTCTGATACCAGTATCAGCTAGCATTGCTATTATCGCTTTGTTCCTAGCTTCTAAATAAGTTTTGTAAGTAAAAGCTTCTACCATTGAGTGAACTTCTTTTCCTGTGAAACCTTTTAATATCTTTTTTGGTACATTTGGAGTTTCTACTTTACTAGCTATATTCACCGTTAGATACTCTTCTTTTTCACACCAACTAAAAAAGGCATGAACTATTTTGAACATAGAAACGATACTTTGAGGTTGCAAGCCGGCAATCTGTTTCATTCTTACATAGGCTTTTAAATCATATGAAGTAACACTCTCTAATTCCGTTATTGCCCGCTTATGCATCAAATATTCTTTTACCTGTTTCAACTCTTGTTTTTTATTAATCATTGTCTTTTGAGTAAATCCTTTGGCTTCGCAATAATAATAGTATTCTTTAAAAACGTCTTCTAATTCCATAGAAAAAACCACCTCTCTGCTTTAGTTTCAACAGAAAAAGTGGTTTTGTAGTAGCAAAATGAAGGATTAACCAAGTGATGAATGAAAAGCTTACGAGAAATTCACTCTAGACGCCATAAATAGAGATATTCTCATGAATAATGCTTCGTACACTTTAACATTAATCAAATATTAAACTGCAACCCTTGCTACTGTAAAGTTTAATAGTTTACTTTTTAGCGGGTTTATTAGAAGCTTTATTCATTTGAGCCATCATTTGATTAATTTTCTTTTGAGACGGTTTTTGTCCCATTTGCATCATCATAATACGAAGCATTTCTTCATTAATCGGTGGGTTTTCTCTCAAGTACTTCATCATATATTGACGAGCGATGAAAAAGCCTAGAGCAACACCGGCGATCAACGCCACGATTACTATTACGATCCAGATCCAAGTATCCAAATTTGTTACCTCCTTCGCGTTGCCTAATAAGTACTGCACCACAAAGGATTATACTATAAAAACTTCCATGTGACTACAACAAAAGCGGAGGCAACTGTTAAAGAACGTCTTCTTGGCTAGCTTTCTTCGAATAAAGAGAGCGTAAATCGCATGAAAAACCTCTTTTTTGCCCCTCCCAGCACCGTTTTCTCTCTTCATTCGCCTGTTTTGTTTTTTCAACGCCTATTAAATATGCTGACTTTGTTCTAAAAGCCATAAAAAAGCTGCCGAGAAAAGTTTCCCGGCAGCTTCTGCTTTTTATTATTCTTGAATTAATTTCTTCACGCGAGCCACGACATTTTCAGGAGTAAAGCCGAATTCCTTCATGATGCGTTCGCCAGGTGCGCTTGCACCAAAGTGATCGATTGCTAAAACGTCGCCTTCATCGCCTGTGTAGCGTTCCCAGCCGAATGAAGTTCCCATTTCAATTGCCAAACGTTTTTTCACTGTTGGCGGAATTACCAATTGCTTGTATGCTTTATCTTGTTTCTCGAAACGGTCCCAAGATGGCATAGAAACGACCGATACGGAAATTCCTTCTTCAGCAAGTTGTTTTTGTGCGTCAACTGCAAGGCTGACTTCAGATCCTGTTGCTAAAAGCAAAGCTTGTGGGTTATCCGCAGGCGAAACCACGTACGCGCCTTTCGCAACACCTTCACGAGCCAGTTCCCCGCTATGTTCAAGCACCGGCAAGTCTTGTCGTGACAATACCAATAGATTCGGCATTGATTTAGAAGTCAAAGCTAAACGCCACGCTTCTTTCGTTTCGTTTGCATCAGCTGGGCGAATAATGCCTAGGTTCGGCATTGCGCGCAGTGAAGCCAACTGTTCGACCGGCTCATGAGTCGGGCCATCTTCTCCGACAGCCACGCTGTCATGTGTGAAGACGTAAGTCACCGGCAAGCCCATTAAAGCAGCTAGACGGATTGCTGGACGTACGTAATCGCTAAATACGAAGAACGTACCGCCAAAGACATGAAGACCGCCGTGAAGCGCCATACCGTTTAGTGCAGTGCCCATTGCAAATTCACGCACACCGAACCAAATGTTGCGGCCAGCAGGGTTTTCTGCATCGAAATCGCCGCCGCCTTTGATGTTCGTTTTGTTCGAACCGGCTAAGTCAGCACTGCCTCCGAAGAATGAAGGAACTGCTTTGGCAATAGCATTGACCATATCGCCTGATGATGCACGGCTGGCTTGTTTTTTGCCAACTTCATATTGCGGGAAATCCGCTTCGAAGTTCTCAGGCAAGTCACCGCGGATTGCTTGCTCTAGTTGAGCTGCAAGTTCCGGATGTTGCGATTGGTACTGAGCGTACAATTCGTTCCAATCCGATTCAGCTTTTCCGCCAAGTTCTTCAGTGGCGTTTGTGAAAGTTTCATAGACTTCTTCTGGCACGTGGAAATCTTGGTCAAACGTCCACTCGTAGTATTCTTTCGCCAATTTCATTTCGTCTTCGCCTAGTGGTGCGCCGTGAACATCCGCTTTACCGGATTTGTTTGGTGCGCCGTAACCGATGACTGTTTTCACTTCAACCAACGTCGGTTTGTCTGAAGATTGTTTTGCTTGTGCGATTTTTGCTGAAAGATCTTCTAAGTTATTGCCATCTTCCACACGCAAATAGTTCCAACCATATGATTCGAAACGTTTTTGGATGTTTTCAGAGAAGCTCATGCTTAGTTCGCCGTCTAAAGAAATATCATTGCTGTCATAAAGAATGACTAATTTGTTCAACTGCAAGTGGCCTGCAAGGGAAATCGCTTCGCCTGCCACACCTTCCATCAAATCGCCATCTCCGCATAAAGCGAAAGTATGATGGTCGACAATATCCAAGTTATCCTTAT includes these proteins:
- a CDS encoding tyrosine-type recombinase/integrase codes for the protein MELEDVFKEYYYYCEAKGFTQKTMINKKQELKQVKEYLMHKRAITELESVTSYDLKAYVRMKQIAGLQPQSIVSMFKIVHAFFSWCEKEEYLTVNIASKVETPNVPKKILKGFTGKEVHSMVEAFTYKTYLEARNKAIIAMLADTGIRAMEIRGLQSLGVKETTILVNGKGNKERMVFISPALKRILIKYERMKKQYFNGKDVNVNYFLSYTGSGLSHVALDSIIKEAGKRAGITGKRVSPHTFRHFYAVTCLNEGKMDVYSLSRLLGHSDITVTQRYLQSMNDEQLLSKAITSSPLMNIKK
- a CDS encoding HNH endonuclease, whose translation is MNNFLENDQSLESEFRSIYLFGRNVATYKFAFAKTLLELGTSNKSFLSLEELSPIFAKYMLEHVKSGKRQITSSSSKFINALQLYSQHKITWEQLLLVTERIGFTNVIDAFHNIPNGELKTSFYEKSTIGRTLGITLTDNSYVLSNGEQKANFFDEIEGRWNLVENAWTESNPNLEVKYDGELESFFFLRPITPERYIHSHERVNLTPVRKPLNGYQKGKCFYCYRSISITSGHSDTCDVDHFIPLSIQYSSKADLDLNGVWNLVLACQECNRGETKGKFARLPHETLLDRLYMRNEYLIASNHPLKETIIMKTGLNSMIRLGFLKSIFKHASTIKVAEWKPEQVYSDGF
- a CDS encoding YneF family protein; protein product: MDTWIWIVIVIVALIAGVALGFFIARQYMMKYLRENPPINEEMLRIMMMQMGQKPSQKKINQMMAQMNKASNKPAKK
- the tkt gene encoding transketolase: MSTKADQLAVTTIRTLSIDAIEKANSGHPGLPMGAAPMAYTLWTKHMNHNPKNPEWFNRDRFVLSAGHGSMLLYSLLHLSGYGLTIDEIKNFRQWDSKTPGHPEYGHTVGVEATTGPLGQGIGMAVGMAMAERHLAATYNKDNLDIVDHHTFALCGDGDLMEGVAGEAISLAGHLQLNKLVILYDSNDISLDGELSMSFSENIQKRFESYGWNYLRVEDGNNLEDLSAKIAQAKQSSDKPTLVEVKTVIGYGAPNKSGKADVHGAPLGEDEMKLAKEYYEWTFDQDFHVPEEVYETFTNATEELGGKAESDWNELYAQYQSQHPELAAQLEQAIRGDLPENFEADFPQYEVGKKQASRASSGDMVNAIAKAVPSFFGGSADLAGSNKTNIKGGGDFDAENPAGRNIWFGVREFAMGTALNGMALHGGLHVFGGTFFVFSDYVRPAIRLAALMGLPVTYVFTHDSVAVGEDGPTHEPVEQLASLRAMPNLGIIRPADANETKEAWRLALTSKSMPNLLVLSRQDLPVLEHSGELAREGVAKGAYVVSPADNPQALLLATGSEVSLAVDAQKQLAEEGISVSVVSMPSWDRFEKQDKAYKQLVIPPTVKKRLAIEMGTSFGWERYTGDEGDVLAIDHFGASAPGERIMKEFGFTPENVVARVKKLIQE